Sequence from the Camelus bactrianus isolate YW-2024 breed Bactrian camel chromosome 21, ASM4877302v1, whole genome shotgun sequence genome:
CGGAGAATGAAAGGAGCCATGGAAAGTCAGAAGCACAGGAAGTGGGCTCTGATTCTTCCCCTCCGCCGCCGCTCGCtagacctctctctctctctccaggaacCCCATGGTGACCGGGACCTCGGTCCTGGGCGTAAAGTTTGAGGGCGGAGTTGTGATTGCTGCAGACATGCTGGGCTCTTACGGTTCCTTGGCTCGTTTCCGCAACATCTCTCGTATTATGCGAGTCAACAACAGCACCATGTTGGGTGCTTCCGGAGACTATGCTGATTTCCAGTATTTGAAGCAAGTTCTCGGCCAAATGGTGTAAGTCATCTAGAGAATAAGCAGTTCCCAAGTGGGGAGGGGAATCCACGGTTTTTCATCCCCTCAAGAAGTTGTAGGGTGGAGGAACTTGAGGCTGCAGCAGAGGACAGGGAGACTTGTTGGGGGTGGAGGATGtcagaatatttgcaaataaacaGTTTCTTTAAGTGGGTTTAAATGGAGGAGATTATGGTAACGTCTTTTGGAGGTGGTTGGAAATCCCGGCTTCCGTTTCCTCCCTTTTCTCACAACCAGTTCTTTTTAAGGATTGATGAGGAGCTGTTGGGAGATGGACACAGCTATAGCCCTAAAGCTATTCATTCATGGCTGACCAGGGCCATGTACAGCCGCCGCTCCAAGATGAACCCCCTGTGGAACACCATGGTCATCGGAGGCTATGCTGATGGAGAGAGGTTGATTTGAATGCAAATAACTTATTTCCTTGACCACCCAACCTCTAGTGCCTGTGTAGTGTCTCTCTTGCCCCTGAGTGAATCCCACTTGTAACTCAGACCCCATGGTCCCATCCTTCAGCTAAGGTACAGAAGCCTAAGGTGAAATCAGTTCTTTGACTTACTGTGTCCTGTTAGCTTCCTGGGTTACGTGGACATGCTTGGTGTAGCCTATGAAGCCCCTTCGCTGGCCACTGGTTATGGTGCATACTTGGCTCAGGTAAGTAGTCACTTGAGGGATGAGGAATGGGAGACAACAGAAGGCATTGGGGGTTAGTGGTTGTCTGCTTGTTTTACCCTTGAAATTCTGACATGAGGAATAGGCTAGAATCCCTACTGCTGGGCAGATGGTTTTCTTTGTGGTCCAGGAGTACAGTGTATATGTGCAAAGAGAGGACACCCTAGAATTTTCCCTTCAAGTGGGTTTTAGCACAAGTAAGCAGAGTTCATTCTGGTGAGGCAGTAGGTGGAATGTCCCCTTTTCACTCATTTATGATTCTTTTTACATTGTGGATTTGTGACAAATTGCCTGGTGTCTTCCATATTTTTCCCCCTAATCTCCCTAGCCTCTGCTGCGAGAGGTTTTGGAGAGGCAGCCAGTGCTGAGCCAGACTGAGGCCCGAGACCTTGTGGAACGCTGCATGCGAGTGCTGTACTATCGAGATGCCCGTTCTTATAACCGGGTGAGCAGAAGTGTGAATAAAGGTGATGGGGATCTGACTGGTTCTGGATACTTGCAGTCCTTGAGTCCCTATGCTttgaagaagagagtgcctcgtTTCTGCGTGTCCTGTTTTCATTCTCCACTTGACCTTTGACCAGGCCCCAGGGACTTCTCGCATGTAGGGTTGGCATTTTCATTGAGAGCTCtgctttctttcagtttcaaatcGCCACTGTAACCGAAAAAGGTGTTGAAATAGAGGGACCCCTGTCTGCAGAGACCAACTGGGATATTGCCCACATGATCAGGTgattgaaattaaaattacagtAGAAAAAATAGTTGGTAGAAAAGTTGGGAGACCCTTTACTTGCACTAAGCTTGGTTTTTCTGGAGGTCTCAACCAAAAAATTCTCTGGGTGGCGAGGTTTGGGTTGAGTATAGAGCTGTTTTCAGGAATTGATTCCTCACCCTGTGGCTTCACAATTTTAgtatgttctctttctttttagtgGTTTTGAATGAAATACAGATGCATTATCCAGAACTGAAGTTGTACCCTTCTAACTTTGAACTTGGCTGGTTCAGAGGtattcttttgtaaaataaatcagTCCTTTGAAACGCTTGCTGAGTGGTTGTGTTGTTTGCCTAGGTCACACCAAGAGCAAAACTGCTAAGTACTGCTAtatgccatttcccaccctggGCAGAGAACCCTTTGGTTCTTGTGTATATAGAATGTGCTGTCAGTACAGAAGACCCACTATTGTCTTCATTTGGGTCTGTCCTGAAGGCTGCTTTGTATGGAAGTTGGGCTTGATCTTTGTGTGAGAACATTAATTAGCTTttgtatttaacatttttcttcagtattttcacCTTTGCACTAGATTCTAAAATATACTTTCTGGTTAATATTGGCAGCAAATATGATTTTAgttaaaacatttcaaagaaatgtAACATCTAGTAGAGTTGCTATGTATAAGGTTACCAAGCTGGAACTGAAAGCCTTAATCCCTCACCCATCCAACCTCTTCACCCTTCACGGGGAATACTAAGTAATTTTGACATTTAACCTAAATGTTTATTGTCCAAATCTTGTGCTAAATTTCTAGCACTGTATTCTACTAATACCTCTTACAAGTATTTTATGTTCATTAAGAAGTCCTAGGTGTAGCCATGAGTCAAGTCTTCTGGGGTCATTAGCCAGTTCCATCCTCGGGATGGTGTTAAactcaagtttaaaaaaacaccctgggtgattctgatacataccctttttaaacctttttaagaAACTAGTGTAGGCAGGAAACCCTCAAACtattacaggcataccttgtttttatattttgcagatactgcagtgtttttgttttatcttacaaattgaaggtttgtggcaacccagCACTGAGTAAGTTtactggtgccatttttccagtaACATTTGCTTTGTGTCTGtctcattttggtaattcttgaaatatttcaagtttttcattatttttgttatgGTGATCTCTGACTACTTTAGAAAGACTACAAGTCTCAggtgatggttaacattttttagcaataaagtattttttaattttttcagacctaatgctattgcacacttaatataCTAAAGTATAAACgtacttttatatgcactgggaaaccaaaaaatttgcgTGACTCACTTTCTTGCGCTATTTGCTTTATTGTAGTGGTGGAACCCAACCCATGTATCTCCACTGTTTGCCTGTAGAGAAATTCAGTGAGCTGAGAGCTGAGGGAGAAATCAGAACAGCCCTCCATTTGTGTCATCTGCGATTACAACTAGTAAATTTAAGCAAAAGAACCATGAGCTCTCAATTTGAATCTTCCCCACATTCAGTCTCGACACGAAGtagtcaataaatacttgtttattGATTAAACTgaattataaaaaacaaaacaaaacaaaaaaacttccttCTACTACTAAGCCATGCGGGCGGAATCCACAAAGGTAACTTCCTGGTCAAAACCTGGCTGATCCACTGTTGGTTTTACGGTCTTAAAAAAATTACCCATCAATAAAGTCATACAGTTTGCAGAGGGCAGGAACCCCGCTCTGCTGAGGCTGGGGCTGCTGCAGACTACCAGAGATGTAGATAGAGTTGACCATAGTTCTTGAACTGTCTGAAAGGCAAAGTTTTGACTTGAAAGTCCATATTCTGTCAAAATGGCATCAGGCAAAAAGCTGGGGAAGAGAAGCCCAGGTGAACCCTAAGTTTGGGTTTCGGATGCCACAGGTTGACAAAGCTGGCCGAGCTGCTGATGGGAGGGGTCTCTCCAGTTCACTATATTATAGTGTGCTTGGAgttaaacaaaacagaacaaaaaatggGTGGGGAAACAGGTGGTAACGAACGTCACACCTGTATCACGAGGCTTATCACATCTTGAGCATTTCCCAGTGTGAAGGCCTATTCAAATAGGGTCACCTAGAAAAAAACCACATTGTTTATAAATCCATTTCCCCTCATTTTATTAAATGCTCCActtatgtacattttaaagacGAACCATTTACAAGCCTGTGCAGGTTGCCTCCTTGGCTCAGGGAAATGCTGCTGAAAATTTCAGAGTGGACAGAAGAATGGTGTCGCTGTGGGAAAGGTGGACTTGGGTTTTTGCTCCTTTTCTCTGTATGTTACAGTACATTTCAGTTTATAACCATAAGtacagacaattaaaaaaaaattccctcatgCAAACTGTAGAAAAACTTTCTTCTTGAAGCTGGCAGTGAAAAATAAAGATTCGTGTCTTTTTCTTTGTGCGCACCCCATCTGTTTCTTCACATTCTCCTCTGGACAGTAAGAGAAACAGGACAGCCACAGGGTAAGGAGGATTTCAACAAGTGGTCTCTTCAAAGTTCAATACAATTCTTGCACAATTAGCTGCTGGCTGGAGGACAAGTGACCTCTTGAACAGGTATGCTGTCCACTGAACGGGAGGAAGTTCAACAGagcaggggctgcccctgtgaGAATGAAGACCCATCCACTTGGAATGGAAGCCATCCACCCTAACGGTCTGTGTGATCATCTCAGTACCTCTTGCTTGCTATGACACGTGTATGATCCTCTGTCCAGAGTGATGGTGTGAGAATGGGGAAAGGGGTCAAGAATCACAAGTGCAAAGAATAttggttttgttgtgtttttgttggAGGGAGGGTGGTGAGGAAAAAAATCTAGTCATCATTCTGGATGATTAAGGTGGTTTcatgcatttttaaagccacaattTTATATCTTAGAGTTGCTGTAGAAACCAACATCtctggagagggaaggaaagaaaggagaaggaagagagttcagtgggatttttttccattttcatttttatagaaaagTGTTAAGACCACAATGAAAAAACCTTTTTATCCATATATATAATAAACCAGTTTGTGAGCTACAATTTTTGTCTTTCCCATCTGCAGAAATGTTCTCACACTGACAATGTTTGGAGAGCATCATGCCCAGAGACACTGGCCACacagtaaaacaaacaacaaaaatccagGTGTACTAAGATACAATTGAGGTAAAAGGGGGAACAAAAAATTTGACATTCGCCCacgaaggatttttttttcctttttcttgattttgtcagaaaaataccaaacacagtgatttaaattttaaaaaaagtcacaaaaaccTGTTTTTAGCAGAAGTGAATGACCAACGGGCCAGCTCATCGGCTCAGACGTGATTGCTATTGGTTTTCCTAATCCACAAATCCACAGGGAAGTATAAGTCAACACTGGGGGGAGTGGtggcataaaattaaaaaatataagccAATTATCTCACCTGGTATACCCCCTTTCCCCTAAATCCCTCTACCCTCCCTCACGacttcccacccccactccacacCCCCCCTTCATGACCCCAACACTCAAATCTCCATCAGATCTAGGTCAGCTTCTTCAAAGCCATAGAAGGACTCGGTCTCACTTTCGCCCTCAAAGAGCTGGTGAAGGCTTTCAGGCTCAACTGTCTCTTCAGGAGATGACCTGGGTCGGGGAGTGGAAGCTGAGGGCTCTTCAGATTGTTCCCCACTCAGCTTCAGCTGCTCCTCTAGGGTGGCAATTAGCTCCTCCTGCATGTCAGCATTTCTTGTAGGTGAGTTAATGTTGCCATCAGGGCCAGGCAGAACGCTAGCCACAAGGAAGGACCGCTGAACTAGCTCTGGACAGTCCCCAATAACACCAAGCACCTCAGCCAGCCAGACCAGCACCAGCTGAAGCAGGACATCAGAATCACATGCAGTATCTGCCATTTCCCGAGCCTGCTCCTTCCACTTTTTGTGCAGGAAGTTCTTGACAGTCCGTTTAATGCATACGTCTAACGGCTGGATTTTGGAGCTACAGCCTGCTGGGACCACGGCAGGCAAAGTGCTAGAGGCACTAAGCATGGCCAGCACCTCTTCCGATAAGTGAGTGCGGTGACAGTCCATCACAAGCATGCCTTTACTACGCTGGCAAGCTGTGTGCTTCTGCCACACTCGGGATGACCACAGCTCCATGATCTCATCGTCACTGTAGCCGCTCTCCTTTGCCTCTAGCAATATACAATCTGGCACATTTGCCGGCTGATCCATTTGTCCTCGGTAGAAAACCAGGGTAGGGAGGACAGTGCCATCTGCCAGAATGGCCAGCACCACATCACACCACGGTTCCCCCGTGCCCACTGTCTGCAGGGCATTCTCCTTTCGGTCATCACTGCTCAGTACCTCTGTGTCCAGGAACAAGGAGATTTCATCAATAGCCACAATCATAGACAATGGTAAGTCCTGGTTGTGGATCTGCCGTTGCACAAATTCAATGAAGAGTCCTGCATTCTCTGCCACATCCTTGGGAAGAGTGTGGGCCACAGCTCGCCGAGCATGGGGAGTCAGGTGGTGCCGTAGCATGAAACGCACAGCCCACTCATAAGAGATCTTAAACCCCCCCTCCAAAGAACGTCCTATTTTGGTGGCCTTCTGGAACAAGGTCTCCTCATTTACAGGCAGCTGCTGCTCTCGCTGGGTCAGCACCCACTCAGCCAGTTTCTCTTCTGCCTCTAAGCTCAGATATTTGCCCTCCAGATTCTCCCCCTGTGAGGCCTGGAAACGCCGAAGCCAACGCCGGATGCGTCGCTGGGGGTTTCGGAAGTGTTCAGCTGCCTGTTCTGTATTGCAGCACAGAGCAAACAGGACCACTCGAAGCTTCTTCACCGACAGCTGCTCCTTCTTGCCAACCCCACTGCTACTACCACCCACTGAGGCTGGCTCAGGTTCCTGGGTGACTGGGCTCCCTTCATCCTGGTCATCAACATTCAGACATTCAGCCCCCTCTGCAGCCACTGGTGGAAGGGCTAAAGGCTGGGGACGGGTCGGGGTTGGTGGCGGGGTTGCAGTTGAGGCTGGTGATGGGAGTGTCTGGGCCACAGGAGCTGGGAGCTCTTCAGGCTCAGATGGGGTGGTGCCCGCAGATTTCACAGTGGCAGCTTTAttagaggggaaggaagggggagggtacaAATTCTTCAAGTTCCGGTCATGCAATCGGTCACGAGTCTGGCCATGCCTAAAAGGGTTagcaaagagataaagaaaaaattcagttaaACTAGGAATACAAAATAATAGTAGTAGCAGTGGTAGGAGTAGTAGTAATAAAGACCAAACATActacaaaatagaaattaaaggATGAAGTGAGTTTCTGTTACCTTGAGTGAGATATCCAAGTGAGTCCTACAGAAAATgagacaataaaaaatgttacctCAGTGAAGAAACAAACCCCCCAAAGACAGTATCCTGGGATTTCAACCAAAAAAAGCAAACCTACTATCTTCCCAGTCTTATATAAACTTCAGGTTAGAATGCTTCCAACTTGGTGAATCTAAACAGTGAACAGGTCAGGTCAGGGAGATGCTCCTGACTCACGGTATGAAGCTGTATCCTCAGCTATTTTTGCCCCCTAAGCCCCATTTCTCCTGCTTACCTCGTGGCAGGATGCTACTGGATCTGTGAGAGGGGTTGAATACCAAATGCTTAGCCATGGCATCTCCCACAGAGGTAACAAAGGTACACGAAGTGCAGGCCAGCTTGGTTCCACTAAGAGTCAAGAGAACATAACACAAATACAGCAGTGACATTAGAGAGAGTTAAGCTTTGAGGCTTAATAAAGAAAAGGGGATGTCCCTTCTTTATTCTCTGTCTCAAATTAAATCATATATCCACCcctcaaaataattaaaaggatTTAATGTAAAAACGTGAAAAAATTAAGAGATCATCAATAAGTTTTTCCTTACCTcacagaatttttaaacaaaGCCAAATACTTGGGGCTCTTCCGCGGAACATGATtgctgagaaaaataaagcagaggtaTGAGTTTCGGGTTCTGCTTGCTAAACAAGACCATCAGCTACCGA
This genomic interval carries:
- the PSMB4 gene encoding proteasome subunit beta type-4 is translated as MEAFLESRSGLWAGGPVPGQFYRIPPTPGSSVDPASALYGGPITRTQNPMVTGTSVLGVKFEGGVVIAADMLGSYGSLARFRNISRIMRVNNSTMLGASGDYADFQYLKQVLGQMVIDEELLGDGHSYSPKAIHSWLTRAMYSRRSKMNPLWNTMVIGGYADGESFLGYVDMLGVAYEAPSLATGYGAYLAQPLLREVLERQPVLSQTEARDLVERCMRVLYYRDARSYNRFQIATVTEKGVEIEGPLSAETNWDIAHMISGFE